The following proteins are encoded in a genomic region of Dyadobacter sp. UC 10:
- a CDS encoding DUF3823 domain-containing protein: MKTKNIFAKQLLGLLALAGLLASCEKDNRAEPKSVLKGRVVFNGEPVGLRSNGVQLELWQRGFQLFTKIPVYINQDGTFSASLFDGNYKLVRLRGNGPWVDNTDTIDVQLSGTQELDVPVQPYFVFENDTYSKGEGKISATFNLKQVSSTRNLERVNLYIGTTTIVDPNNNAGNAQEVAANITDLSKSITLTATLSPALAGRDYVFARLGVKTSGVGEMLFGKPQKIMLK, encoded by the coding sequence ATGAAAACGAAAAACATATTTGCCAAGCAGCTGCTCGGACTGCTTGCACTTGCGGGCCTGCTGGCTTCCTGTGAAAAAGATAACCGGGCCGAACCGAAGTCGGTCTTAAAGGGGCGCGTGGTATTCAACGGCGAACCCGTTGGCTTACGCTCCAATGGTGTCCAGCTCGAACTTTGGCAGCGTGGATTCCAGCTATTTACCAAAATACCTGTTTATATTAACCAGGACGGGACTTTTTCGGCCTCTCTTTTTGATGGAAACTACAAGCTGGTGCGCCTGCGCGGAAACGGTCCCTGGGTAGATAATACCGACACGATCGACGTGCAGCTGAGTGGCACACAGGAGCTGGATGTGCCGGTACAGCCGTATTTTGTGTTTGAAAACGATACCTATTCCAAAGGAGAGGGCAAGATTTCTGCTACCTTCAACCTCAAACAGGTTAGTAGTACGCGCAACCTCGAAAGGGTGAATTTGTACATTGGAACAACAACCATTGTCGACCCGAATAATAATGCAGGCAATGCGCAGGAGGTCGCCGCGAATATTACCGACCTGTCGAAATCAATTACATTGACCGCCACACTTTCGCCGGCACTGGCTGGTCGGGATTATGTTTTTGCCAGGCTTGGCGTGAAAACATCCGGGGTAGGGGAAATGCTTTTTGGCAAGCCGCAGAAGATCATGCTGAAATAG
- a CDS encoding sensor histidine kinase, protein MAAKKNIDKKQVTAFSDYLMSRRETLLNNWRQRCAQDGQLTSKSSFTREEFNDQVPVLLDILTQRLNGEKPRYDPIMTANEHGLHRWQSGYELPDLIVELEHLFAILHEEIDAFQQTQTDLSPAALAKIYREIHRIYSESCRGSIVYYNELRQTTAAEQAARLQNALDQLQELAKVRNEHLRHSSHDLRSSFSVLLMSSQLWQLNVTDLERTELIGMLNRNLTSIRDMLLQLTDYARIEAGQETLIIKKFDVAALIGETAELIRPTANAKKLDLNAEGPAPFMIESDRVQIQRVLQNLLYNAVKYTKQGRINITWTKENDSRWVLSVQDTGEGFAENSPAGLLAEQLKPSAHSTAIYQQIPEKPAPTMTSENEKIDMKESEGLGLFIVKKICELMKASMDIESNPGFGTLVRIRFQINQEQNKQVQ, encoded by the coding sequence ATGGCTGCAAAAAAGAATATTGACAAAAAACAAGTGACAGCTTTCAGCGACTATCTGATGAGCCGGCGGGAAACATTGCTCAATAACTGGCGTCAGCGGTGCGCCCAGGACGGGCAGTTGACCAGCAAAAGCAGTTTTACGAGAGAAGAATTCAATGACCAGGTTCCCGTACTGCTCGATATTTTGACCCAAAGACTGAACGGCGAAAAGCCCAGGTACGACCCCATCATGACGGCCAATGAACACGGGCTGCACAGGTGGCAATCGGGTTACGAACTTCCCGACCTGATTGTGGAGCTGGAACACCTGTTCGCAATCCTGCATGAGGAAATAGATGCTTTTCAGCAAACCCAAACCGATTTAAGCCCCGCGGCACTCGCCAAAATATACCGGGAAATTCACCGGATCTATTCCGAGTCGTGCCGGGGTAGTATCGTCTACTATAACGAACTCCGGCAAACCACCGCAGCCGAGCAGGCGGCCCGGCTGCAAAATGCATTGGATCAGCTTCAGGAACTGGCAAAAGTCAGAAACGAGCATCTGAGACATAGTTCGCACGACCTGCGATCCAGCTTCAGCGTACTGCTCATGTCATCCCAGCTATGGCAGCTGAACGTAACCGACCTGGAAAGGACGGAGCTGATCGGAATGCTAAACAGGAACCTGACTTCGATCCGGGATATGCTTCTGCAGTTAACCGATTATGCAAGGATCGAGGCGGGACAAGAGACCCTTATTATCAAAAAATTCGATGTAGCTGCATTGATCGGAGAAACTGCAGAACTTATCCGGCCAACTGCAAATGCTAAAAAACTGGATCTGAATGCAGAGGGACCAGCGCCGTTTATGATTGAAAGCGACCGGGTACAAATACAGCGTGTACTTCAGAATCTGCTATATAATGCTGTTAAATACACAAAACAAGGTAGAATTAACATCACCTGGACGAAGGAAAACGATTCGCGCTGGGTCCTGAGCGTACAGGACACGGGCGAGGGATTTGCAGAAAATTCACCGGCGGGACTACTGGCCGAGCAGCTGAAACCCTCTGCCCATTCGACCGCTATTTATCAGCAGATACCCGAGAAACCGGCTCCGACAATGACCAGCGAGAACGAGAAAATCGACATGAAAGAAAGCGAGGGCCTCGGGCTTTTTATTGTAAAAAAGATCTGCGAGCTAATGAAGGCCAGTATGGACATTGAAAGCAACCCGGGATTCGGCACCCTTGTCAGGATTCGCTTCCAGATCAATCAGGAGCAGAACAAGCAGGTGCAGTGA
- a CDS encoding PQQ-dependent sugar dehydrogenase, with amino-acid sequence MKTNYPFKSFFGLTFMAAVMLSGCKEANDLWESIIPETDKEPTSSEIRGYVFYPAVQPATDANIAQLRVPSGFRISKFAGKLGKPRIIVAAPGGHVYASDREAGIVLMLHDANNDGMAEIIKTVANIKHVHGLTIHKNKMYMVAVNEVYVADLNSDGTLGQPRMLISDLPDGGQHPNRTIGFGPDGKMYLTVGSTCNSCPEPNPENATILRAEEDGSSRKVFAKGLRNTIGFGWHPETKELWGMDHGIDWLGDDEQKEEVNQIKQGADYGWPYIYGEGKYNPGDRPKGDTTYSQYLQKAILPALTYQAHSAPMGMAFYNGVMFPAEYKNDAFVAMRGSWNRSTPVGYKIVRMHFENGKPARFEDFVTGFIVDNNRAHFGRLVGVTVHADGSLLFSDDTNGVIYRVSRQ; translated from the coding sequence ATGAAAACCAACTATCCTTTCAAATCATTTTTTGGACTGACTTTCATGGCGGCAGTTATGCTGTCAGGATGTAAGGAGGCCAACGACCTGTGGGAATCGATAATCCCTGAAACTGATAAAGAGCCTACATCCAGTGAGATCAGAGGTTATGTTTTTTATCCCGCAGTTCAGCCAGCTACCGACGCCAATATTGCCCAGCTGAGAGTTCCGTCAGGTTTCAGGATCAGCAAGTTTGCCGGGAAGCTGGGTAAGCCAAGGATCATTGTAGCCGCTCCCGGTGGCCACGTTTATGCATCGGATAGAGAGGCCGGCATTGTGCTGATGCTGCATGATGCCAATAATGACGGCATGGCGGAGATTATTAAAACAGTGGCGAATATCAAGCATGTACATGGACTGACCATCCACAAAAACAAAATGTACATGGTGGCTGTAAACGAGGTATACGTAGCGGACTTAAATAGCGATGGTACCCTCGGTCAGCCGCGAATGCTGATCAGCGATTTGCCGGACGGCGGCCAGCATCCGAACCGGACGATTGGTTTCGGCCCAGATGGTAAAATGTATCTGACAGTAGGCAGCACCTGCAATTCCTGCCCCGAACCCAATCCCGAAAATGCAACGATCCTGCGCGCAGAGGAAGATGGGTCGAGCAGAAAAGTGTTTGCTAAAGGACTAAGGAATACCATTGGCTTTGGCTGGCATCCCGAAACAAAAGAGTTGTGGGGAATGGACCACGGCATTGACTGGCTGGGCGATGACGAACAAAAGGAGGAAGTAAACCAAATCAAGCAGGGGGCGGATTATGGCTGGCCTTACATTTACGGAGAGGGGAAATATAACCCCGGCGACAGGCCAAAGGGTGACACTACCTACAGCCAGTATCTTCAAAAAGCCATCTTGCCCGCACTTACCTACCAGGCACACTCGGCCCCGATGGGCATGGCGTTCTACAACGGGGTGATGTTCCCGGCAGAATACAAAAATGATGCGTTTGTCGCCATGCGCGGGTCATGGAACAGGAGCACTCCGGTGGGTTACAAGATCGTACGTATGCATTTTGAGAATGGAAAGCCTGCGAGGTTCGAGGATTTTGTGACCGGATTTATAGTTGACAACAATCGGGCACACTTCGGGAGATTGGTGGGCGTGACGGTACATGCGGACGGTTCACTGCTATTTTCTGACGATACCAACGGCGTCATCTACCGGGTCAGCCGCCAATAG
- a CDS encoding SusC/RagA family TonB-linked outer membrane protein produces MTPVSGMTSTYLHQKIDKTLTGKVVDEKNSPLPGVSIIVKGTSKGTTTGTDGQFSLTVDDAAETLTFSFIGYTSQDIAIGNQSSFSVTLLPGSEELTEVVVVGYGTQSSAAVTGAVSNIQARDLIRTPSIGTSDALVGRVQGITARKADARPGAATSIQIRNLGTPLYVIDGVPSDAANFNNLGQNDIESISILKDASAAIYGLRAANGVVLVTTKRGKAGDGPAKININAYYGLQNFTRYPKPASAYQHMRGLVESDVNQGRTPSITPEELEKWRVGTEKGFQSFDYYKMVMRPNVPQYSLNANVSGGTEKISYFLSVGHLNQDALIRDYNFKRTNVQANVESYVTKKLKVGAQISGRIEDRFQIGVPGLDDYFNPFLSIFTMWPTERPYANDNPKYINQTHNVNVNPATYKRDITGYIDEITRVVKGNFYAEYDFAFGLKAKGTYSYQYHNFDFDGFEYTYDAYNYDAATDTYNVVTGGGNQNPWRERRKRNIVDRFAQFQLSYNKSFGDHELSAVAAYEQSDNVNTYLVVHTVPPNNYIPLMSFANQDLLIDEWSTEARAGYIGRINYNYKQKYLLEAVGRYDGSFLYAPGKRFGFFPGVSAGWRISEEEFFKGKLENVLSSLKIRASYGRTGSDRNATVVNEPFIVSPFSYLPGYNFLQGSAIFNGQYNIGVRPRGLPITTLSWITNISTNVGIDFGLLGGKLSGQFDIFERKREGLPAARYDVLLPSEVGYGLPNENLNSDTHRGMEGVLTYKSNVGQVDYTISANATLSRRRDLDFYKPRFGNSYNEYRDSYVDRWGNINWGYQVVGQFQSQEQIESHPINNDEQGNRTQLPGDFIYKDVNGDGIINNLDERPIGYAERANPYVSFALNGSVAYKGFSLFFDFAGASLQSFQREWELKIPYQNNGTSPHFMLEDRWHRADPFDPTSEWIPGTYPAIRKDNSSHVNFRKSDFWITNVRYIRLRNIELGYSFDQKIFKKLGSNGLRIYVNASNLFSIDNVKKYEIDPEISSGNALVYPQQRLFNAGFTINF; encoded by the coding sequence ATGACGCCGGTGTCCGGGATGACATCGACTTACCTTCATCAGAAAATTGATAAGACCCTGACAGGTAAGGTGGTAGATGAAAAGAATAGTCCGCTGCCCGGCGTCAGCATTATTGTGAAGGGTACCAGTAAAGGTACTACTACCGGCACAGACGGACAATTCAGTTTAACCGTAGACGATGCGGCAGAAACACTCACGTTTTCATTTATCGGCTACACTTCCCAGGACATCGCGATCGGTAACCAATCCTCCTTCTCCGTGACATTGTTGCCTGGCAGTGAGGAGCTTACCGAAGTAGTGGTGGTTGGTTACGGAACACAATCATCGGCTGCCGTGACAGGTGCAGTGAGCAATATCCAGGCGCGCGACCTGATACGCACCCCTTCCATCGGTACTTCGGATGCACTCGTCGGCCGGGTGCAGGGGATCACGGCGCGCAAGGCGGACGCACGACCGGGCGCTGCTACTTCCATACAGATCCGTAACCTGGGCACGCCGCTGTATGTAATCGACGGGGTACCTTCCGACGCGGCCAACTTTAATAACCTCGGGCAGAATGATATTGAAAGCATTTCGATCCTGAAAGACGCTTCCGCGGCGATCTATGGTTTGAGAGCGGCAAACGGCGTTGTGCTGGTTACTACCAAACGCGGAAAGGCGGGCGACGGACCGGCGAAAATCAATATCAATGCCTACTACGGTTTGCAGAATTTTACCCGTTACCCAAAACCAGCGAGTGCATATCAGCATATGCGCGGATTGGTGGAATCGGATGTAAACCAGGGACGTACCCCTTCCATTACCCCCGAGGAGCTGGAAAAATGGCGGGTAGGGACCGAAAAAGGGTTCCAGAGTTTTGACTACTACAAAATGGTAATGCGGCCTAATGTCCCCCAATATTCATTGAACGCCAATGTGTCCGGTGGTACCGAAAAGATCAGTTACTTCCTTTCCGTGGGACATTTGAACCAGGATGCATTGATCCGGGATTATAATTTCAAGCGTACCAACGTGCAGGCGAATGTAGAGTCGTATGTGACTAAAAAGCTGAAAGTAGGGGCGCAGATCAGCGGGCGCATTGAAGACCGTTTTCAGATCGGAGTGCCAGGGCTGGACGATTATTTCAACCCCTTCCTCAGTATTTTCACCATGTGGCCCACCGAGCGTCCGTATGCAAATGACAATCCGAAATACATCAACCAGACGCATAATGTGAACGTAAATCCGGCCACTTACAAGCGGGATATTACGGGTTATATTGATGAAATTACGCGCGTTGTGAAAGGTAATTTTTATGCGGAATACGATTTTGCATTCGGCCTGAAAGCAAAAGGTACCTATTCTTACCAGTACCACAACTTTGATTTTGACGGTTTTGAATATACGTATGACGCATACAATTACGATGCAGCTACCGATACTTACAATGTAGTGACCGGCGGCGGTAACCAGAATCCTTGGCGCGAGCGCCGTAAACGCAATATTGTCGATCGTTTTGCACAGTTTCAACTGAGTTACAACAAGAGTTTCGGCGATCATGAACTGTCGGCTGTGGCGGCTTACGAGCAGTCGGATAATGTGAATACTTACCTGGTTGTGCATACGGTACCTCCCAACAATTATATTCCGCTTATGTCATTTGCGAACCAGGACCTGCTCATTGACGAATGGAGTACGGAGGCCCGTGCCGGGTACATTGGCCGGATCAACTACAACTACAAGCAGAAATACCTGCTGGAAGCAGTGGGGCGTTATGACGGTTCGTTTCTGTATGCGCCGGGCAAACGTTTCGGCTTTTTTCCGGGCGTTTCGGCAGGGTGGCGGATTTCGGAAGAGGAGTTTTTTAAAGGAAAGCTGGAAAATGTGTTGAGCAGTCTGAAAATCAGGGCTTCTTATGGGCGCACCGGCAGTGACAGAAATGCGACCGTCGTGAATGAGCCTTTCATTGTATCGCCTTTCAGCTATCTTCCAGGCTACAATTTTTTGCAGGGAAGCGCCATTTTTAACGGACAATATAATATTGGTGTAAGACCGCGCGGCCTGCCGATCACCACACTTTCCTGGATCACCAATATTTCGACCAACGTGGGTATTGATTTCGGGTTGCTGGGCGGTAAGCTGAGCGGGCAGTTTGATATTTTTGAGCGAAAAAGAGAAGGTTTGCCGGCCGCGCGCTATGACGTTCTGCTGCCTTCGGAAGTGGGTTACGGGCTACCAAATGAAAACCTCAACAGCGACACGCACCGGGGTATGGAAGGTGTGCTTACCTATAAAAGCAATGTAGGGCAAGTGGATTATACGATCAGCGCAAATGCCACCTTATCCCGCCGGCGTGACCTCGATTTTTATAAACCGCGTTTTGGAAATTCCTACAATGAATACCGCGATTCGTACGTCGACCGCTGGGGGAATATCAACTGGGGCTATCAGGTCGTAGGACAATTTCAATCTCAGGAACAAATTGAAAGTCATCCGATTAACAACGACGAGCAGGGGAACCGTACGCAGCTGCCGGGGGATTTTATTTACAAAGACGTAAATGGCGACGGGATCATCAACAACCTCGACGAGCGCCCGATCGGCTATGCGGAGCGGGCCAACCCTTACGTAAGTTTTGCATTGAACGGCAGCGTGGCTTATAAAGGGTTCTCATTGTTCTTCGACTTTGCGGGCGCCTCGCTGCAAAGCTTCCAGCGTGAGTGGGAGTTGAAAATACCGTATCAGAACAACGGTACTTCCCCGCATTTCATGCTCGAAGACCGCTGGCACCGCGCCGATCCGTTTGATCCGACAAGCGAATGGATACCAGGCACTTACCCTGCGATCCGCAAAGACAATTCGAGCCACGTGAATTTCCGGAAGAGCGATTTCTGGATTACGAATGTGCGCTACATTCGCCTGAGGAACATCGAGCTGGGTTATAGTTTTGATCAGAAGATATTCAAAAAACTGGGAAGCAATGGTTTGCGGATTTATGTCAATGCGAGCAATCTGTTCTCGATCGACAATGTGAAAAAGTATGAGATCGACCCGGAAATATCCTCCGGAAATGCGCTCGTGTACCCGCAGCAGCGTTTGTTCAATGCCGGTTTTACCATCAATTTTTAA
- a CDS encoding DUF4180 domain-containing protein, which translates to MQVKTHVVNETKIAEVISEEIILKTADDGLQLLGNLYYEGFDKIILSVKNVSPDFFDLKNGIAGEVLQKFSNYRVGLALIGDFSVYSSKSVQDFIFESNKSRQVNFLESVEQALGRFSEAR; encoded by the coding sequence ATGCAGGTTAAAACACATGTAGTCAATGAAACGAAGATAGCCGAGGTTATTTCAGAAGAAATCATTCTCAAAACTGCCGACGACGGGCTCCAATTGCTTGGCAATCTCTATTATGAAGGTTTCGATAAAATCATATTATCAGTCAAAAACGTTTCTCCCGATTTTTTCGACCTCAAAAACGGAATAGCAGGAGAGGTATTACAAAAGTTTTCAAACTACCGCGTCGGGCTGGCGCTCATAGGGGATTTCAGTGTTTACAGCAGCAAAAGTGTGCAGGACTTTATTTTTGAAAGTAATAAATCCAGGCAGGTCAACTTCCTCGAATCGGTAGAACAGGCGCTGGGGAGGTTTTCGGAAGCGCGTTGA
- a CDS encoding RagB/SusD family nutrient uptake outer membrane protein encodes MQRFTKYILACFVLILSGCAEQWLDRKPQHIILEEQIWNDPKLITGLLANYYDRLPYHTDLNHGSTTDNTIPNKEGWQDFAAYDEAMWSNNDDARNNIVNYAFNRWRLWDYVLVRDINLALENIETFGTSLSAGQKVQFSAELRFLRAQVYFDLVKRMGGVPLVTKQLIYDYNGDPSYLQQPRAREEEVYDFIASELDAIKDQLGNDGSNTRANKFTAMALKSRAMLYAGSIAKYNNLMASPISTPGGEVGIPASRAADYYAKSLAASEEIINSGKYMLYKTNPNLGENFYDAITKKSANPEVILAQDFLVSKDKRHGFTYDNVARNVREDNLSSSSITPSLNLVEDYEYLDGTPGTLKTRNAANTDYIYYDNLQGVFANKDARLYGTVIYPGTSFRGTPVQIQAGVKVWNNATNSFQNVESNTLGATYDDGGLLTGSSGPQRSQTEVTNSGFYLRKYVDQTAMSSTRGIRSDMWWVRFRLGEIYLNAAEAALETGKTANALKYVNMVRERAGFGENSLKTLTIERLQNERRVELAFEDHRVWDLKRWRIAHEVWNGNVSNPDAVIYALYPYRVIRPGHPTHNKYVFDKLVAPRFRAPRFFQMGNYYSSIEQIVIDNNPKIVRNPFH; translated from the coding sequence ATGCAACGATTTACAAAATATATCCTGGCCTGCTTTGTCCTGATCCTCTCGGGCTGTGCAGAGCAGTGGCTCGACAGGAAGCCGCAGCATATTATTCTCGAAGAACAGATCTGGAATGATCCCAAGCTGATCACCGGCTTATTGGCAAACTACTACGACCGTTTGCCCTATCATACCGACCTAAACCATGGCTCCACAACGGACAATACCATTCCCAATAAGGAAGGCTGGCAGGACTTTGCGGCCTATGACGAAGCAATGTGGTCTAACAATGACGATGCCCGCAATAACATCGTTAACTACGCATTTAACCGGTGGAGGCTTTGGGATTATGTATTGGTGAGGGACATTAACCTGGCTCTTGAAAACATCGAAACGTTTGGAACGTCCTTATCTGCGGGTCAGAAAGTACAGTTTTCGGCAGAACTCCGCTTTCTCAGGGCTCAGGTTTACTTTGATCTGGTTAAAAGAATGGGTGGTGTGCCGCTGGTTACGAAGCAATTGATTTACGATTACAATGGTGATCCTTCTTATTTGCAGCAGCCTCGCGCCAGAGAAGAGGAAGTCTACGATTTCATTGCTTCTGAGCTCGACGCGATCAAGGATCAACTGGGCAACGATGGCAGCAACACCCGCGCCAACAAATTCACCGCGATGGCACTGAAAAGTCGTGCAATGCTTTATGCCGGTTCCATTGCCAAGTACAATAACCTCATGGCTTCGCCGATCTCCACTCCAGGCGGTGAAGTTGGTATTCCGGCTTCCCGGGCGGCAGATTATTACGCGAAGTCGCTGGCTGCTTCGGAAGAAATTATCAATAGCGGCAAGTATATGCTCTATAAAACCAACCCGAACCTGGGCGAGAACTTTTACGATGCGATTACCAAAAAATCGGCCAATCCGGAAGTTATTCTGGCGCAGGACTTTTTAGTAAGTAAAGACAAAAGGCATGGGTTTACTTATGACAACGTTGCCCGTAATGTCCGTGAAGACAACCTTTCATCCTCGTCCATCACACCTTCTCTGAACCTGGTAGAGGATTACGAATACCTTGACGGAACACCCGGTACGCTTAAAACCAGGAACGCGGCGAACACCGATTATATTTATTACGATAATTTGCAGGGTGTTTTTGCAAATAAGGATGCCCGGTTGTACGGCACTGTTATTTATCCCGGAACCTCATTCCGCGGCACGCCGGTACAGATCCAGGCAGGTGTGAAAGTTTGGAACAATGCAACCAACAGTTTTCAGAATGTAGAATCTAACACGCTGGGGGCTACTTACGACGACGGAGGCTTGCTCACAGGTTCATCGGGCCCGCAGCGCTCGCAGACGGAGGTGACTAACTCGGGTTTTTATCTGAGGAAATATGTAGACCAGACTGCGATGTCCAGCACGCGTGGTATCCGCAGTGATATGTGGTGGGTGCGTTTCAGGCTGGGTGAAATCTATCTGAATGCAGCCGAAGCTGCGCTGGAAACGGGCAAAACTGCCAATGCATTGAAATATGTAAACATGGTTCGCGAACGTGCGGGTTTTGGTGAAAACAGCCTGAAAACACTGACCATCGAGCGGCTGCAAAATGAGCGGCGCGTGGAGCTGGCTTTTGAAGACCACCGCGTGTGGGATCTGAAACGTTGGAGGATTGCGCACGAAGTATGGAACGGAAATGTCTCGAATCCCGATGCGGTGATTTATGCGCTATATCCTTACCGTGTGATTCGTCCCGGCCACCCAACGCATAACAAATACGTGTTCGACAAGCTGGTAGCGCCCCGTTTCCGCGCGCCGCGTTTCTTTCAGATGGGTAATTACTATTCGTCCATCGAACAGATCGTCATAGATAATAATCCCAAAATCGTCCGGAACCCATTTCATTGA
- a CDS encoding efflux transporter outer membrane subunit, producing MKYILSFKKLAVFLLLAAVIASCKVSKDYQRPEVALPEQFREVTTADTATIADLSWKTFFPDTTLQRLIERGITYNYDLQLAVKRIEIAQSQVKQARFLQLPRIDLRATGQYNRPSSNSLNGLSATNFLKSNHIENYIISADLTWEADIWGRIRRQQEATLGGYLQTYEARKAVQTRLVSDIAKGFLNLLMLDKQLEIAKNNLALSDNTLKLITLLKNAGEVTSLSVQQAEAQRESIALLIPQLEQDITIQENSLQILTGQMPAAIARNVKLSDMQINNSLATGVPAALLSRRPDVRSAEMSVLIANAQLGVAQANMYPTLAITASGGIESFRASNWFNIPGSLFGIAAGTIARPIFARRQLKTAVEVAKTQREQSVIEFKQSILNAVGEVSNSLVQTAKLTEQDSIANHQVEILQQAITNAQLLYKSDMANYLEVITAQGNALQAELNLAFIRSQSMVARVELYRSLGGGWQ from the coding sequence ATGAAATATATATTGAGTTTTAAAAAATTAGCGGTTTTCCTGTTGCTGGCGGCGGTTATCGCTTCCTGCAAAGTATCGAAGGATTACCAGCGCCCCGAGGTTGCCTTACCCGAACAGTTCCGGGAAGTAACAACTGCGGACACGGCTACCATTGCCGATCTGAGCTGGAAGACGTTTTTCCCGGATACTACCCTGCAGCGGCTGATTGAGCGGGGCATTACCTATAATTATGACTTGCAGCTGGCCGTCAAACGCATTGAAATCGCACAGAGCCAGGTAAAACAAGCGCGTTTCCTGCAACTGCCCCGCATTGATTTGCGCGCCACCGGCCAGTACAACCGGCCATCGAGCAACAGTTTGAATGGGCTCAGCGCAACTAATTTCCTGAAGTCCAATCATATTGAAAACTACATCATCAGTGCCGATCTGACCTGGGAGGCGGATATCTGGGGAAGGATCCGCAGGCAACAAGAGGCGACCCTGGGCGGTTATCTGCAAACTTACGAGGCAAGAAAAGCAGTGCAAACCAGGCTTGTTTCGGATATTGCAAAAGGCTTCTTGAATTTGTTAATGCTCGATAAACAGCTTGAAATCGCGAAGAACAATCTGGCATTAAGCGATAACACCTTAAAGCTGATTACATTACTCAAAAATGCCGGTGAGGTAACTTCTCTTTCCGTGCAGCAGGCTGAGGCACAGCGTGAGTCGATCGCGTTGCTGATCCCGCAGCTGGAACAGGATATTACCATCCAGGAAAATTCTTTGCAGATCCTGACGGGGCAAATGCCTGCGGCCATCGCCCGGAATGTGAAACTTTCCGACATGCAGATTAATAACAGCCTGGCGACCGGCGTACCTGCCGCACTTTTGAGCCGCCGCCCCGACGTACGCAGCGCCGAAATGTCGGTCCTGATCGCGAATGCGCAGCTGGGTGTAGCGCAGGCTAATATGTACCCGACGCTGGCGATCACTGCGAGCGGCGGTATCGAATCTTTCAGGGCCAGCAACTGGTTCAATATCCCGGGGTCCCTGTTTGGCATTGCCGCCGGAACAATAGCCCGGCCGATATTTGCAAGAAGACAACTGAAAACCGCCGTGGAAGTGGCGAAAACGCAACGCGAGCAGTCGGTGATCGAGTTTAAACAGTCGATATTGAATGCAGTCGGCGAAGTTTCGAATTCGCTCGTGCAAACCGCCAAACTGACCGAGCAGGATTCTATCGCGAACCACCAGGTCGAGATATTGCAGCAGGCAATAACCAATGCCCAGCTTTTGTATAAAAGTGATATGGCCAATTACCTCGAAGTGATCACCGCGCAGGGCAATGCATTGCAGGCCGAGCTGAACCTGGCATTTATCCGCAGCCAGTCGATGGTGGCGCGTGTAGAATTATACAGGAGCCTTGGCGGCGGCTGGCAGTAA